The following are encoded together in the Anoplopoma fimbria isolate UVic2021 breed Golden Eagle Sablefish chromosome 9, Afim_UVic_2022, whole genome shotgun sequence genome:
- the LOC129095263 gene encoding heme-binding protein 2-like produces the protein MVQTAAALEVKQNVHGAGTMDLVSVLALVAVLVSAEGGVGPSTNTSFCTESKECLEYQLVCKTDEYEVRHYSPTRWVSTDAEAYFMGVGAAMAFRRLFQYITGANEGGLQMEMTAPVLVKIPEETRMWEPAVYTLNFPLPAANQERPPTPTSDKLYFTEMPEMDVYVRSYGGWMLSVTSRLHAHLLTKELGRVGASYNHSYHYGVGYDRSDKKLYLFFGSTL, from the exons ATGGTGCAGACTGCTGCAGCGCTGGAG GTGAAACAGAACGTGCACGGTGCCGGGACAAT GGATTTGGTCTCAGTCTTGGCGTTGGTGGCCGTCCTGGTCTCTGCTGAGGGAGGTGTTGg ACCGAGCACCAACACCAGCTTCTGCACTGAGTCCAAGGAATGTCTGGAATATCAGCTGGTCTGCAAAACGGATGAATATGAG gtgagaCACTACAGCCCCACCCGCTGGGTGTCCACAGATGCCGAGGCCTACTTCATGGGTGTAGGTGCagcgatggccttcaggagacTCTTCCAGTACATCACCGGAGCCAACGAGGGCG GCCTCCAGATGGAGATGACCGCTCCGGTCCTGGTGAAGATCCCAGAGGAGACCAGGATGTGGGAGCCGGCCGTCTACACGCTCAACTTCCCGCTGCCGGCGGCCAATCAGGAGAGACCGCCGACGCCCACCAGCGACAAG CTGTATTTCACTGAGATGCCAGAGATGGACGTCTACGTGAGGAGCTACGGCGGCTGGATGCTGTCGGTCACCTCCAGGCTTCACGCTCACCTGCTGACTAAAGAACTGGGCAGAGTTGGAGCTTCCTACAACCACAGCTACCACTACGGAGTCGGCTATGACAGGTCAGACAAAAAACTCTATCTTTTCTTTGGTAGCACTTTATAA
- the LOC129095711 gene encoding equilibrative nucleoside transporter 1-like, with product MAVSSPRDKYFGVWLIFFMLGLGTLLPWNFFMTATMYFTSRLKDSSLVDSHANQTEASGEHRSLLEAKFNNVMTLCAMLPLLLCTCLNSFLHSLIPQRLRVMGSLLIIMFVFIATAVLVKVPLEPFPFFSITMAKIVIINSFGAVLQGSLFGMAGLLPSSYTTPIMSGQGLAGTFAAFAMICAIASGSELHDAAFGYFITACFVIFLSILSYILLPKLKFFQFHQERNRKQRPEENSLNLMNRGEAADEDIKQNVSMINIFKKIWLLALLVCFTFTVTIGTFPAITADTRSSLADGRSWEQFFIPVCCFLLFNLCDWAGRSLTAVCTWPRKDSMVLPVSVVCRLIFVPLFMLCNVQPRQHLPIFFHHDGWFIFFMVLFAFSNGYLASLCMCFGPKNVLPHEAETAGAIMAFFLSLGLALGAALSFVLRALV from the exons ATGGCCGTCAGCTCACCGAGAGACAA GTATTTTGGCGTCTGGCTGATCTTCTTCATGCTCGGTTTGGGGACGCTGCTGCCCTGGAACTTCTTCATGACTGCCACCATG TACTTCACCAGCCGTCTGAAGGACTCTTCATTGGTCGATTCTCATGCCAATCAGACGGAGGCATCCGGTGAGCACCGCAGCCTCCTGGAGGCCAAGTTCAACAACGTGATGACGCTGTGCGCCATGCTGCCACTGCTTCTCTGCACCTGCCTCAACTCCTTCCTGCACTCACT TATTCCTCAGCGTCTGCGTGTGATGGGCAGTCTGCTCATCATCATGTTTGTCTTCATCGCCACCGCGGTTCTCGTTAAAGTTCCTCTGGAGCCCTTCCCCTTTTTCTCCATTACCATGGCGAAGATCGTCATCATCAACT cgtTCGGGGCGGTGCTTCAGGGCAGTCTGTTTGGGATGGCCGGGTTGCTGCCGTCTTCTTATACGACTCCGATCATGAGCGGACAGGGACTCGCTGGAACCTTTGCTGCCTTCGCCATGATCTGTGCCATCGCAA GTGGCTCAGAGCTTCATGATGCAGCGTTTGGTTATTTCATCACCgcctgttttgttatttttctgtccATCCTCTCCTACATCCTGCTGCCTAAACTG aagTTTTTCCAGTTTCATcaggagagaaacaggaaacagagacCAGAGGAGAACTCCTTAAACTTGATGAACAGAG gTGAAGCAGCTGATGAGGACATCAAACAGAACGTCTCCATGATAAACATATTTAAGAAG ATCTGGCTCCTGGCTCTGTTGGTGTGTTTCACATTCACCGTCACCATCGGAACGTTCCCCGCCATCACCGCCGACACCAGATCCTCCCTGGCTGATGGGCGTTCCTGGG AACAGTTCTTCATCCCTGTCTGCTGCTTCCTGCTCTTTAACCTGTGTGACTGGGCCGGGCGGAGTTTAACGGCCGTTTGCACCTGG CCGAGGAAGGACAGCATGGTACTTCCTGTGTCCGTCGTGTGTCGTCTCATCTTCGTCCCACTCTTCATGCTGTGTAACGTTCAGCCTCGTCAACACCTGCCCATCTTCTTCCATCATGACGGCTGGTTCATCTTCTTCATGGTCCTCTTTGCCTTCAGTAACGGATACCTGGCCAGCCTCTGCATGTGCTTTGGTCCAAA GAATGTTCTCCCTCATGAAGCAGAAACAGCCGGAGCCATCATGGCTTTCTTTCTGTCGCTGGGTTTGGCTTTAGGTGCTGCTCTGTCCTTTGTCTTAAGAGCACTAGTTTAA